Genomic DNA from Amycolatopsis alba DSM 44262:
GAATTCCGTGTCTCCAACATCTTCGTGCTGCGTGTCCGCGACGGGCTGATCGTCGAATCCCGCGACTACGCCGACCATCTCGCCCTCGCGGCCGCGACCGGACGGCTCGACGACCTGCTCGCGCGCGTCCAAGACAGCGCCTAACCCGGCAGGTCGAATTCGCCGTCTTGGACGCCTTTCACGAACGCGTCCCATTCCGACGGCGTGAAAACGAGGACGTCGCCCTCCGGACGCGACGCCTGGCGCATCGCGGTGTAGGTGACGCCGTCCGTATGCGGCACCAGCGCGTACTCGACGCAGTCTTCGAGATTCGCGCCGTCCGGTTCCGCCCGGATCCACTGCGCGTCGCTCAGGTCCAGTTCGTGCCGGATGTGGGCCTTGTCGTCCACCGGCTGCTCACTCATGGTGCCCACGCTATCGCTTTCCGGCGTGCAAACCGAAGGGGCCCTTCGCCGCGTGAAAACGTGGCGAAGGGCCCCTTCGGGTCTGAAATCAGGCGGTCTCGGTGATCGGCCGGTCCACCCACGACATCAGGTCGCGCAGCTTCTTGCCGGTCGCCTCGATCGGGTGCTCGTCACCCTGCTTCTCGAGCTTGGTGAAGTTCGGCCGTCCGGCCTCGTCCTCGGCGACCCACTCGCGAGCGAAGGTGCCGTCCTGGATCTCGCCCAGGATCTTCTTCATCTCTTCCTTGACCGCCGGCGAGATGACGCGCGGACCGCGGGTCAGGTCGCCGTACTCGGCGGTGTCGGAGATCGAGTAACGCTGACGCGCGATACCGCCCTCGTACATGAGGTCGACGATCAGCTTCAGCTCGTGCAGCACCTCGAAGTAGGCGATCTCCGGGGCGTAACCGGCCTCGGTGAGCACCTCGAAACCGGTCTGCACCAGCGCGGAAGCGCCACCGCAGAGAACGGCCTGCTCGCCGAAGAGGTCGGTCTCGGTCTCTTCGGTGAAGGTCGTCTTGATGACACCGGCGCGGGCGCCACCGATGGCGGCCGCGTAGGACAGTGCGAGCGCCTGCGCGTTGCCGGAGGCGTCCTGCTCGACCGCGATGAGCGCCGGGACGCCCTTGCCGTCGACGAACTGGCGGCGGACCAGGTGGCCGGGGCCCTTCGGCGCGACCATGGCGACGTCCACATTCGACGGCGGCTTGATCAGGTCGTAGCGGATGTTGAAGCCGTGACCGAAGAACAGCGCGTCGCCGTCCTTGAGGTGCGGCTCGATGTCCTTCTCGTAGATCGCGCGCTGCTTGGTGTCGGGCGCGAGGATCATGATCAGGTCGGCTTCGGCGCTGGCCTCGGCGGGCGTGAGCACGCGGAGACCCTGCTCCTCGGCCTTGGCCCGCGACTTCGAGCCCTCGGGCAGACCGATGCGGACATCGACGCCGGAGTCGCGCAGGCTCAGCGAGTGCGCGTGACCCTGGCTGCCGTAGCCGATCACGGCGACCTTGCGACCCTGGATGATCGAAAGGTCCGCGTCGTCGTCGTAAAAGATTTCCACTGCCATGAGGGGTACTACTTCCTTTCCTGACTTACTGAATTAAAGATTGGGCTCAGCGAAGCGAGGCTTCTCCGTTGAGGGTGGTGGCGGGGGCATGGATGGATTATCGGGCGGAGGTGGCGGTGATCGAGCGAGAGCCCCGGCCGACCGCGACCATTCCGGACTGGACCAGTTCACGGATGCCATAGGGCTCCAGCATCCGGAGCAGGGCACCGATCTTGTCCGAGGTCCCGGTGGCTTCG
This window encodes:
- the ilvC gene encoding ketol-acid reductoisomerase; amino-acid sequence: MAVEIFYDDDADLSIIQGRKVAVIGYGSQGHAHSLSLRDSGVDVRIGLPEGSKSRAKAEEQGLRVLTPAEASAEADLIMILAPDTKQRAIYEKDIEPHLKDGDALFFGHGFNIRYDLIKPPSNVDVAMVAPKGPGHLVRRQFVDGKGVPALIAVEQDASGNAQALALSYAAAIGGARAGVIKTTFTEETETDLFGEQAVLCGGASALVQTGFEVLTEAGYAPEIAYFEVLHELKLIVDLMYEGGIARQRYSISDTAEYGDLTRGPRVISPAVKEEMKKILGEIQDGTFAREWVAEDEAGRPNFTKLEKQGDEHPIEATGKKLRDLMSWVDRPITETA
- a CDS encoding DUF397 domain-containing protein; the protein is MSEQPVDDKAHIRHELDLSDAQWIRAEPDGANLEDCVEYALVPHTDGVTYTAMRQASRPEGDVLVFTPSEWDAFVKGVQDGEFDLPG